The genomic DNA TGACTATGGAGAGAATGCTCTCACCTGATTTATTAAATGAAGAAAAAGAGGAGTTAAGTCTGCGTCCGAGTTGTTTGGCGGAATATATTGGGCAGGAAAAATTAAAGAGGAATCTTTATGTTTTTATTACTGCTGCTAAACAGAGGAATGAGGCTTTAGATCATCTTTTATTATATGGGGCTCCGGGGCTGGGGAAAACAACCATGGCTAAAATTATTGCCCATGAGATGCAGTCTCAGATTAGAATTACATCTGGTCCGGCAATAGAAAGACCAGGTGATTTGGCAGCTTTATTAACTAATCTGGAACCACATGATATTTTATTTATTGATGAAATTCATCGTCTTAATAGAATTGTAGAAGAAGTATTATATCCGGCGATGGAAGATTACTGCTTGGATATTATGATTGGAAAGGGGCCGAGTGCACGTTCTATACGCTTGGATTTACCGCCTTTTACTCTAATTGGAGCAACGACTCGTGCTGGTAGTTTATCAGCACCACTTCGGGATCGTTTTGGAGTGGTGTGTCGATTGGAATTTTATCAGCCTGCTGAATTGGTGATTATTGTGAAAAGGGCGGCCCATATTTTACAAGTGAAAATTAACCAGGCTGGTGCTGAGGAAATTGGCAAAAGGGCCCGTGGTACACCGCGGATTGCCAATCGTTTATTAAAAAGAGTACGTGATTTTGCTCAAGTGCAGGGGGCTGATCTCATTGATCAGGAGGTAGCACAAAGGGCACTGGAAATGTTGGAGATCGATAATTTGGGTTTAGATGAAATAGATCGTAAGATGTTATTAACCATTGTACAAAAATATGGAGGTGGTCCGGTAGGGGTAGAAACCTTGGCTGCTTCCATAAATGAGGAAATTGATACGATTGAGGATGTTTATGAACCTTATTTACTACAACATGGTTTATTACAGCGAACACCGCGGGGAAGAGTAGCTACTATTTTGGCTTATCAGCATTTAGGAATTCCTTATCCT from Clostridia bacterium includes the following:
- the ruvB gene encoding Holliday junction branch migration DNA helicase RuvB; amino-acid sequence: MERMLSPDLLNEEKEELSLRPSCLAEYIGQEKLKRNLYVFITAAKQRNEALDHLLLYGAPGLGKTTMAKIIAHEMQSQIRITSGPAIERPGDLAALLTNLEPHDILFIDEIHRLNRIVEEVLYPAMEDYCLDIMIGKGPSARSIRLDLPPFTLIGATTRAGSLSAPLRDRFGVVCRLEFYQPAELVIIVKRAAHILQVKINQAGAEEIGKRARGTPRIANRLLKRVRDFAQVQGADLIDQEVAQRALEMLEIDNLGLDEIDRKMLLTIVQKYGGGPVGVETLAASINEEIDTIEDVYEPYLLQHGLLQRTPRGRVATILAYQHLGIPYPFDETGGEQ